One Streptomyces sp. NBC_00223 genomic window carries:
- a CDS encoding PucR family transcriptional regulator codes for MPLTLASLAHHSALKLTVLSGDDRLDAEVRWVHTSELDDPAPYLEGGELLLTTGLKLDVDDPDSLRAYVRRLAAAGVVGVGFGVGVGHDEVPPALVTAAAQARLPLLEVPRATPFIAISKTVSAAIAADRYQAVTAGFEAQRELTRAALAPDGTGALLARLAAHLDGWAALYDASGAVLAAAPDWAGRRAARLAGEIDRLRDTPAPASAAVAGPAGTEDRVELQSLGTGRRPRGFLAVGTEERLDTSARYVVHAAVALLTLSLEQSRTLQDAQGRLAAALLRMLLAGEPDHARSVAGGLYGTLLDRPVRLLIAEPSDPHLGPDAVALLAERAEAAAVRSGEPLLAVREGDRLVVLAAEDAAALSTTADLAEGEDALASGLSGAVEPAEAPEAHRQAERALAVALRRGRNLVEHDEVGAGSVMPLLADDAVRAFSEGLLRPLREHDATARGDLVASLAAWLSHHGQWDAAAADLGVHRHTLRYRMRRVEEILGRSLDDPDVRMELWLALKAGT; via the coding sequence ATGCCCCTCACCCTCGCGTCCCTCGCCCATCACTCGGCACTCAAGCTCACCGTCCTGTCCGGCGACGACCGGCTCGACGCGGAGGTCCGCTGGGTGCACACCAGCGAACTGGACGACCCGGCGCCTTACCTCGAGGGCGGCGAGCTGCTGCTGACCACCGGCCTCAAGCTCGACGTCGACGACCCGGACAGCCTGCGCGCCTACGTACGGCGGCTCGCCGCGGCCGGCGTGGTCGGGGTGGGCTTCGGTGTCGGCGTCGGCCACGACGAGGTGCCGCCCGCCCTGGTGACCGCCGCCGCGCAGGCCCGGCTGCCGCTGCTCGAAGTGCCGCGCGCGACCCCCTTCATCGCCATCAGCAAGACCGTCTCCGCGGCCATCGCCGCCGACCGGTACCAGGCGGTCACCGCCGGGTTCGAGGCCCAGCGCGAACTCACCCGGGCCGCCCTCGCCCCCGACGGCACCGGCGCGCTGCTGGCCCGGCTCGCCGCCCACCTCGACGGCTGGGCCGCGCTCTACGACGCCTCGGGCGCGGTCCTGGCCGCCGCCCCCGACTGGGCGGGCCGCCGCGCCGCCCGGCTGGCCGGCGAGATCGACCGGCTCCGTGACACCCCGGCCCCGGCGAGCGCCGCCGTCGCCGGGCCCGCGGGCACCGAGGACCGGGTCGAGCTCCAGTCCCTCGGCACCGGCCGCCGCCCCCGCGGTTTCCTCGCCGTCGGTACGGAGGAACGTCTCGACACCTCGGCGCGCTATGTCGTGCACGCCGCCGTCGCGCTGCTGACCCTGTCCCTCGAACAGTCCCGTACCCTCCAGGACGCGCAGGGCCGGCTGGCCGCCGCGCTGCTGCGGATGCTGCTCGCCGGGGAGCCGGACCACGCCCGCAGCGTCGCCGGAGGGCTGTACGGCACGCTGCTCGACCGGCCGGTGCGGCTGCTGATCGCCGAGCCCTCCGATCCGCACCTCGGGCCCGACGCCGTCGCCCTGCTGGCCGAGCGCGCGGAGGCGGCGGCCGTCCGCTCCGGCGAACCGCTGCTCGCCGTGCGCGAGGGCGACCGGCTGGTCGTGCTGGCCGCGGAGGACGCGGCGGCGCTGTCCACGACGGCCGACCTCGCGGAGGGCGAGGACGCCCTGGCGTCCGGTCTGTCCGGGGCCGTCGAACCGGCCGAGGCGCCCGAGGCCCACCGTCAGGCCGAACGCGCCCTCGCCGTCGCCCTGCGCCGGGGCCGCAACCTGGTCGAACACGACGAGGTGGGCGCGGGCTCGGTCATGCCGCTGCTCGCCGACGACGCGGTGCGGGCCTTCTCCGAGGGTCTGCTGCGTCCCCTGCGTGAGCACGACGCGACGGCCCGCGGTGACCTGGTGGCCTCGCTCGCCGCCTGGCTCTCCCACCACGGCCAGTGGGACGCGGCGGCGGCCGACCTCGGCGTCCACCGCCACACCCTGCGCTACCGGATGCGCCGGGTCGAGGAAATCCTCGGCCGCTCGCTGGACGACCCGGATGTCCGCATGGAGCTGTGGCTCGCCCTCAAGGCCGGTACGTAA
- a CDS encoding aldehyde dehydrogenase family protein translates to MTTTAAAPYAFWPAGRPATGADTFDVTSPWDGALVGRVSVPTEGQVEQAVAAAAAAKDAFAATPAHIRAAALDHVARRLAERTEELARLITAENGKPVKWARGEVGRAVSVFRWAAEEARRFNGGEAQRLDTDPGGVGRLALTRRFTRGPVLGIAPFNFPLNLVAHKVAPALAVGAPIILKPAPATPLSALVLGEILAETTGLPEGAWSVLPVPNDRMPALVQDPRLPVISFTGSDTVGYAIMDSVPRKHVTLELGGNAAAVVLADWSSEQDLEWAATRIATFANYQGGQSCISVQRVVADTAVYDALAEKIVAKVREQVTGDPGDDRTDVGPLVSEAAAERVGAWVDDAVAKGAKLLTGGVRDGAAYAPTVLADLPADAILTGAEAFGPVLSLHRVEGADEAFAAVNDSRFGLQAGVFTHDLQLAFRAHRALEVGGVVIGDAPSYRADQMPYGGVKDSGTGREGVRYAMDDYTYERVLVLTGLDL, encoded by the coding sequence GTGACCACCACTGCCGCAGCCCCGTACGCGTTCTGGCCGGCCGGCCGCCCGGCCACCGGCGCGGACACCTTCGACGTGACCAGCCCGTGGGACGGCGCGCTCGTCGGCCGGGTGAGCGTGCCGACGGAAGGTCAGGTCGAGCAGGCCGTCGCGGCCGCCGCCGCGGCCAAGGACGCGTTCGCCGCGACCCCCGCGCACATCAGGGCCGCGGCCCTGGACCACGTGGCCCGGCGGCTCGCCGAGCGCACCGAGGAGCTGGCCCGGCTGATCACCGCCGAGAACGGCAAGCCCGTCAAGTGGGCGCGCGGCGAGGTCGGCCGGGCGGTCTCCGTCTTCCGCTGGGCCGCCGAGGAGGCCCGCCGCTTCAACGGGGGCGAGGCGCAGCGGCTCGACACCGACCCCGGCGGCGTCGGCCGGCTCGCCCTGACCCGCCGCTTCACCCGCGGACCCGTGCTCGGCATCGCGCCCTTCAACTTCCCGCTCAACCTGGTCGCCCACAAGGTCGCCCCGGCCCTCGCGGTCGGCGCGCCGATCATCCTCAAGCCCGCGCCCGCGACCCCGCTGTCGGCGCTCGTGCTCGGCGAGATCCTGGCCGAGACCACCGGCCTGCCCGAGGGCGCCTGGAGCGTGCTGCCGGTGCCGAACGACCGGATGCCCGCGCTGGTCCAGGACCCGCGGCTGCCGGTGATCTCCTTCACCGGCTCCGACACGGTCGGCTACGCGATCATGGACTCGGTGCCGCGCAAGCACGTCACCCTGGAGCTCGGCGGCAACGCGGCCGCGGTCGTGCTGGCCGACTGGTCCTCCGAGCAGGACCTGGAGTGGGCGGCGACCCGTATCGCCACCTTCGCCAACTACCAGGGCGGCCAGTCCTGCATCTCCGTGCAGCGGGTCGTCGCGGACACCGCCGTCTACGACGCGCTCGCCGAGAAGATCGTGGCCAAGGTGCGCGAGCAGGTCACCGGCGATCCCGGCGACGACCGCACCGACGTCGGCCCGCTGGTGAGCGAGGCCGCCGCCGAGCGGGTCGGGGCGTGGGTGGACGACGCCGTGGCCAAGGGCGCCAAGCTGCTGACCGGCGGGGTGCGCGACGGCGCCGCCTACGCGCCGACCGTGCTCGCGGACCTGCCCGCCGACGCGATCCTGACGGGCGCCGAGGCATTCGGCCCGGTGCTCTCCCTGCACCGCGTCGAGGGCGCCGACGAGGCGTTCGCGGCCGTCAACGACTCGCGTTTCGGCTTGCAGGCAGGGGTGTTCACCCACGATCTGCAACTGGCGTTCCGGGCCCACCGCGCGCTGGAGGTCGGCGGGGTGGTCATCGGCGACGCGCCGTCGTACCGGGCCGACCAGATGCCGTACGGCGGGGTGAAGGACTCCGGCACCGGCCGTGAGGGCGTGCGGTACGCGATGGACGACTACACCTACGAGCGGGTGCTCGTCCTCACCGGCCTCGACCTCTGA
- a CDS encoding acyl-CoA dehydrogenase family protein, translating into MSAPVAARKVSEREARQVAEAAREQDWHKPSFAKELFLGRFRLDLIHPHPLPAPEAVAKGEAFLGRLRDFCETRVDAALIEREARIPDETIRGLKEIGAFGMKIDELYGGLGLTQVYYNKALALVGSVSPAVGALLSAHQSIGVPQPLKMFGTKEQKEKFLPRCARTDISAFLLTEPDVGSDPARLATAAVPDGDTYVLDGVKLWTTNGVVADLLVVMARVPKSAGHRGGITAFVVEAGSVGITVENRNAFMGLRGIENGVTRFHRVRVPAANRIGPEGAGLKIALTTLNTGRLSLPAGCVGAAKWCLKIAREWSVAREQWGKPIARHEAVGAKIARMAATTFALEAVLDLSSQMADEDRNDIRIEAALAKLYGSEAAWLMADDLVQIRGGRGFETADSLAARGERAVPAEQMLRDLRINRIFEGSTEIMHLLIAREAVDAHLSVAGDLIDPDTSLGEKARAGAKAGGFYARWLPKLVAGPGQLPHSYAEFGELAGHLRYVERAARRLARSTFYAMSRWQGRLESKQNFLARIVDIGAELFAMSAACVRAQHLAATGDHGREARLLADTFCRQARVRVDELFARLWTNTDGPDRRLAKAVLDGSVTWLEAGIVDPTREGPWIADAAPGPSARDNVHRPVR; encoded by the coding sequence GTGTCCGCACCCGTCGCAGCACGCAAGGTCTCGGAGCGAGAAGCACGCCAGGTGGCGGAGGCCGCCAGGGAGCAGGACTGGCACAAGCCCAGCTTCGCCAAGGAACTCTTCCTCGGCCGCTTCCGCCTCGACCTGATCCACCCGCACCCGCTCCCCGCGCCCGAGGCCGTGGCGAAGGGCGAGGCGTTCCTCGGCCGGCTCCGCGACTTCTGCGAGACCCGGGTGGACGCGGCCCTGATCGAACGCGAGGCCCGTATCCCGGACGAGACGATCAGGGGCCTGAAGGAGATCGGCGCCTTCGGCATGAAGATCGACGAGCTGTACGGCGGCCTCGGCCTCACCCAGGTGTACTACAACAAGGCACTCGCCCTGGTCGGCAGCGTCAGCCCCGCGGTCGGCGCGCTGCTGTCGGCCCATCAGTCGATCGGCGTGCCGCAGCCGCTGAAGATGTTCGGCACCAAGGAGCAGAAGGAGAAGTTCCTGCCGCGCTGCGCCCGCACCGACATCAGCGCCTTCCTGCTCACCGAGCCGGACGTCGGCTCCGACCCGGCCCGGCTGGCCACCGCCGCCGTACCGGACGGCGACACGTATGTGCTCGACGGCGTCAAGCTGTGGACGACCAACGGCGTCGTGGCCGACCTCCTCGTGGTGATGGCCCGCGTCCCGAAGTCGGCGGGGCACCGCGGCGGCATCACCGCCTTCGTGGTCGAGGCCGGGTCCGTCGGCATCACGGTGGAGAACCGCAACGCCTTCATGGGCCTGCGCGGCATCGAGAACGGCGTCACCCGCTTCCACCGCGTCCGGGTGCCGGCCGCGAACCGGATCGGCCCCGAGGGCGCCGGGCTGAAGATCGCCCTGACCACCCTCAACACCGGCCGGCTCTCGCTGCCCGCCGGGTGCGTGGGCGCGGCCAAGTGGTGTCTGAAGATCGCCCGCGAGTGGTCGGTGGCCCGCGAGCAGTGGGGCAAGCCGATCGCCCGGCACGAGGCCGTCGGCGCCAAGATCGCCCGTATGGCCGCCACCACCTTCGCCCTGGAGGCGGTGCTCGACCTGTCCTCGCAGATGGCCGACGAGGACCGCAACGACATCCGGATCGAGGCCGCGCTGGCCAAGCTCTACGGTTCCGAGGCGGCCTGGCTGATGGCCGACGACCTCGTGCAGATCCGCGGCGGCCGGGGCTTCGAGACCGCCGACTCGCTGGCCGCCCGCGGCGAGCGCGCGGTGCCGGCCGAGCAGATGCTGCGCGACCTGCGGATCAACCGGATCTTCGAGGGCTCCACCGAGATCATGCACCTGCTGATCGCCCGTGAGGCGGTCGACGCCCATCTGTCGGTGGCCGGTGACCTCATCGACCCCGACACCTCGCTCGGCGAGAAGGCCAGGGCGGGTGCCAAGGCCGGCGGGTTCTATGCCCGCTGGCTGCCCAAGCTCGTCGCCGGACCCGGCCAGCTTCCCCACTCCTACGCCGAGTTCGGTGAACTCGCCGGTCATCTGCGGTATGTCGAGCGGGCCGCCCGCAGGCTCGCCCGCAGCACCTTCTACGCGATGTCGCGCTGGCAGGGCCGGCTTGAGTCGAAGCAGAACTTCCTGGCCAGGATCGTCGACATCGGCGCCGAGCTGTTCGCGATGAGCGCGGCCTGCGTACGGGCCCAGCACCTCGCCGCGACCGGCGACCACGGGCGCGAGGCCCGGCTGCTCGCCGACACCTTCTGCCGGCAGGCCCGGGTCCGCGTCGACGAACTCTTCGCCCGGCTGTGGACCAACACCGACGGCCCCGACCGCAGGCTCGCCAAGGCGGTGCTCGACGGCTCGGTGACCTGGCTGGAGGCGGGCATTGTCGACCCCACCCGCGAGGGCCCCTGGATCGCCGACGCCGCCCCGGGGCCGAGCGCCCGGGACAACGTGCACCGGCCGGTGCGCTGA
- the dxr gene encoding 1-deoxy-D-xylulose-5-phosphate reductoisomerase codes for MTDALADPHYRPHVTPDPGAGPRTVVILGSTGSVGTQAIDVVLRNPDRFKVVAISAAGSRVGLLAEQAYLLRVHTVAVADEAAVGPLRAALAGHYGGAELPEIIAGPQAATQAATLECHSVLNGITGSIGLRPTLAALEADRVLILANKESLIVGGPLVKAVARPGQIVPVDSEHSALFQAMLGGSRAEVRRLIVTASGGPFRGRTKAELAGVTPADALAHPTWDMGPVITVNSATLVNKGLEVIEAHLLYDIPFDRIEVVVHPQSYIHSMVEFADGSTLAQASPPDMRMPIALGLGWPDRVPDAAPAFDWSKASTWEFFPLDEAAFPSVALARHVGSLGGTAPAVFNAANEECVDAFLAGRLPFTGIVDTVAKVVEEHGTPPAGTRLTVEDVLEAETWARARARELAQASEVAGV; via the coding sequence ATGACGGACGCTCTCGCAGACCCGCACTACCGCCCGCACGTCACGCCGGACCCCGGCGCGGGCCCCAGGACGGTCGTGATCCTCGGCTCCACCGGCTCGGTCGGCACCCAGGCCATCGACGTGGTGCTCCGCAACCCCGACCGCTTCAAGGTGGTCGCGATCTCCGCGGCGGGCAGCCGGGTCGGCCTGCTCGCCGAACAGGCGTACCTGCTCCGGGTGCACACGGTCGCGGTCGCGGACGAGGCCGCCGTCGGCCCGCTGCGCGCCGCGCTGGCCGGCCACTACGGCGGCGCCGAGCTGCCGGAGATCATCGCCGGACCGCAGGCCGCCACCCAGGCCGCGACCCTCGAGTGCCACTCGGTGCTCAACGGCATCACCGGCTCCATCGGCCTGCGGCCCACCCTGGCCGCCCTGGAGGCCGACCGGGTGCTGATCCTCGCCAACAAGGAGTCGCTGATCGTCGGCGGCCCGCTCGTGAAGGCCGTCGCCAGGCCCGGCCAGATCGTCCCCGTGGACTCCGAGCACTCCGCGCTGTTCCAGGCGATGCTGGGCGGCAGCCGGGCCGAGGTGCGCAGGCTGATCGTCACCGCCTCCGGCGGCCCCTTCCGCGGCCGTACCAAGGCCGAACTGGCCGGCGTGACGCCCGCCGACGCCCTGGCCCACCCCACGTGGGACATGGGCCCGGTGATCACCGTCAACTCCGCGACCCTCGTCAACAAGGGGCTGGAGGTCATCGAGGCACATCTGCTGTACGACATCCCGTTCGACCGGATCGAGGTCGTCGTGCACCCGCAGTCGTACATCCACTCCATGGTCGAGTTCGCCGACGGGTCCACGCTCGCCCAGGCCAGCCCGCCCGACATGCGGATGCCGATCGCCCTCGGGCTCGGCTGGCCGGACAGAGTGCCGGACGCCGCGCCCGCGTTCGACTGGTCGAAGGCGTCCACCTGGGAGTTCTTCCCGCTGGACGAAGCGGCCTTTCCCTCCGTCGCTCTGGCCCGGCATGTGGGTAGCCTCGGGGGCACCGCTCCCGCGGTGTTCAACGCGGCCAACGAGGAGTGCGTCGACGCCTTCCTCGCCGGCCGGCTGCCGTTCACCGGGATCGTGGACACCGTCGCCAAGGTCGTGGAGGAACACGGCACACCGCCGGCGGGAACTCGGCTGACGGTCGAGGACGTCCTCGAAGCGGAGACCTGGGCGCGCGCCCGGGCCAGGGAACTGGCACAAGCATCGGAGGTAGCAGGCGTATGA
- a CDS encoding M50 family metallopeptidase, which translates to MTALMTILGIVVFAVGLMVSIAWHELGHLSTAKLFKIRVPQYMVGFGPTIWSRRKGETEYGFKAVPLGGYIRMIGMFPPGEDGRITARSTSPWRGMIEDARSAAYEELQPGDETRMFYTRKPWKRVIVMFAGPFMNLILAVALALTVFMGFGINMRTTVVGQVSDCVISQADTSKRNVENPCRAGDPIAPAKIAGLKAGDKFVEFNGRPVHDWNTLSEDIRTGAGPATVVVERHGQRITLHPTITTNTVAKTDSDGNYVDGTVKAGFLGFSPATHIQPLGLTDSFGHMGDMAQQGVSSLVSLPRRIPDLWNSAFNGAPRKQDSPMGVVGAARVGGEVFALKEPAVDRVVTMVMLVAGFNLSLFLFNMLPLLPLDGGHIAGAVWEAVRRKTAKVFRKPDPGPFDVAKLMPIAYVVAGIFVSFTLLVLIADVVNPVKLSS; encoded by the coding sequence ATGACGGCTCTCATGACGATCCTCGGCATAGTCGTCTTCGCCGTGGGCCTGATGGTGTCCATCGCCTGGCACGAGCTGGGCCACCTGTCCACCGCCAAGCTCTTCAAGATCCGCGTGCCGCAGTACATGGTCGGCTTCGGCCCCACCATCTGGTCGCGGCGCAAGGGCGAGACCGAGTACGGCTTCAAGGCCGTGCCGCTCGGCGGCTACATCCGGATGATCGGCATGTTCCCGCCCGGCGAGGACGGCAGGATCACCGCCCGTTCCACCTCGCCGTGGCGCGGCATGATCGAGGACGCCCGCTCGGCCGCGTACGAGGAGCTCCAGCCCGGCGACGAGACACGGATGTTCTACACGCGCAAGCCGTGGAAGCGCGTCATCGTGATGTTCGCCGGGCCCTTCATGAACCTGATCCTGGCCGTCGCGCTGGCGCTGACCGTCTTCATGGGCTTCGGCATCAACATGCGCACCACCGTCGTCGGCCAGGTCAGCGACTGTGTGATCTCCCAGGCCGACACCTCCAAGCGCAACGTGGAGAACCCGTGCCGCGCCGGTGACCCCATCGCCCCCGCGAAGATCGCCGGGCTCAAGGCGGGCGACAAGTTCGTGGAGTTCAACGGCCGTCCGGTGCACGACTGGAACACCCTGTCGGAGGACATCCGCACGGGCGCGGGCCCGGCCACCGTCGTGGTCGAGCGCCACGGACAGCGGATCACCCTGCACCCGACGATCACCACCAACACCGTCGCCAAGACCGACAGCGACGGCAACTACGTGGACGGCACGGTGAAGGCCGGCTTCCTCGGGTTCAGCCCCGCCACGCACATCCAGCCGCTGGGCCTGACCGATTCCTTCGGCCACATGGGCGACATGGCCCAGCAGGGCGTCAGCTCCCTGGTCAGCCTGCCCAGGCGGATCCCCGACCTGTGGAACTCGGCCTTCAACGGCGCCCCCCGCAAGCAGGACTCGCCGATGGGCGTGGTCGGCGCGGCCAGGGTCGGCGGCGAGGTCTTCGCGCTCAAGGAGCCGGCCGTCGACCGGGTCGTGACGATGGTCATGCTGGTCGCGGGCTTCAACCTGTCGCTGTTCCTGTTCAACATGCTCCCGCTGCTGCCGCTCGACGGCGGCCACATCGCGGGCGCGGTGTGGGAGGCGGTCCGCCGCAAGACGGCGAAGGTCTTCCGCAAACCCGACCCCGGCCCCTTCGACGTGGCCAAGCTCATGCCGATCGCTTATGTCGTGGCCGGAATCTTTGTGTCCTTCACCTTGCTCGTGCTGATCGCCGATGTGGTCAACCCGGTCAAACTCAGTTCATGA
- the ispG gene encoding flavodoxin-dependent (E)-4-hydroxy-3-methylbut-2-enyl-diphosphate synthase, producing MTAISLGMPDVPTRLADRRKSRQIQVGSVAVGGDAPVSVQSMTTTRTSDIGATLQQIAELTASGCQIVRVACPTQDDADALATIARKSQIPVIADIHFQPKYVFAAIDAGCAAVRVNPGNIKQFDDQVKEIAKAASAAGTPIRIGVNAGSLDKRLLEKYGKATPEALAESALWEASLFEEHDFHDIKISVKHNDPVVMVAAYRLLAQKCDYPLHLGVTEAGPAFQGTIKSAVAFGALLSEGIGDTIRVSLSAPPVEEVKVGIQILESLNLRQRRLEIVSCPSCGRAQVDVYKLADQVSAGLEGMEVPLRVAVMGCVVNGPGEAREADLGVASGNGKGQIFVKGEVIKTVPESKIVETLIEEAMKLAEQMEAAGAASGEPQVSVS from the coding sequence ATGACCGCGATTTCGCTCGGTATGCCGGATGTTCCGACCAGACTCGCCGACCGCCGCAAAAGCCGTCAGATCCAGGTCGGAAGTGTCGCTGTGGGCGGCGACGCACCCGTGTCCGTCCAGTCGATGACGACCACCCGGACCTCCGACATCGGCGCGACCCTTCAGCAGATCGCCGAGCTGACCGCCTCCGGCTGCCAGATCGTCCGGGTCGCCTGCCCGACGCAGGACGACGCCGACGCGCTCGCCACGATCGCCCGCAAGTCGCAGATCCCCGTCATCGCCGACATTCATTTCCAGCCGAAGTACGTCTTCGCCGCCATCGACGCGGGCTGCGCCGCCGTCCGGGTCAACCCGGGCAACATCAAGCAGTTCGACGACCAGGTCAAGGAGATCGCCAAGGCCGCCTCGGCCGCCGGCACCCCGATCCGGATCGGCGTCAACGCGGGCTCGCTCGACAAGCGGCTGCTGGAGAAGTACGGCAAGGCCACCCCCGAGGCGCTCGCCGAGTCCGCGCTGTGGGAGGCGTCGCTCTTCGAGGAGCACGACTTCCACGACATCAAGATCTCCGTGAAGCACAACGACCCGGTCGTGATGGTCGCCGCCTACCGGCTGCTCGCCCAGAAGTGCGACTACCCGCTGCACCTCGGCGTCACCGAGGCCGGCCCCGCCTTCCAGGGCACCATCAAGTCCGCGGTCGCCTTCGGCGCGCTGCTCAGCGAGGGCATCGGCGACACCATCCGGGTCTCGCTGTCCGCGCCGCCGGTCGAGGAGGTCAAGGTCGGCATCCAGATCCTGGAGTCGCTGAACCTGCGCCAGCGCCGGCTGGAGATCGTCTCCTGCCCGTCCTGCGGCCGCGCCCAGGTCGACGTCTACAAGCTCGCCGACCAGGTCTCCGCCGGCCTTGAGGGCATGGAGGTGCCGCTGCGCGTCGCCGTCATGGGCTGCGTCGTCAACGGCCCCGGTGAGGCCCGTGAGGCCGACCTCGGTGTCGCCTCCGGCAACGGCAAGGGTCAGATCTTCGTCAAGGGCGAGGTCATCAAGACCGTCCCCGAGTCCAAGATCGTCGAGACCCTGATCGAAGAGGCCATGAAGCTCGCCGAGCAGATGGAAGCAGCGGGTGCCGCCTCCGGCGAACCGCAGGTGAGCGTCTCCTGA
- a CDS encoding GNAT family N-acetyltransferase gives MLTHPTARVLDPGDLDAALALLDRDPVSNAFVTSRVSIAGLDPWRLGGEMWGWYSAGKLTSMCYAGANLVPICATPEAVRAFAERARRAGRRCSSIVGPAEPTADLWARLEPYWGPAREVRARQPLMTTRALPDVAPDPGVRRVRRDEMDVLMPACVAMFTEEVGVSPLAGDGGLLYQARVAELVSAGRAFARIEDGEVVFKAEIGAVTRHTCQIQGVWVAPSHRGRGLSETGMAAVLHYALRDVAPVVSLYVNDFNTPARAAYRRVGFTEVGAFMSVLF, from the coding sequence GTGTTGACCCACCCGACTGCCCGAGTCCTGGACCCCGGCGACCTCGACGCGGCCCTCGCACTGCTCGACCGCGACCCGGTCTCCAACGCCTTCGTCACCTCACGCGTGAGCATCGCCGGGCTCGACCCCTGGCGGCTCGGCGGCGAGATGTGGGGCTGGTACTCCGCCGGCAAGCTCACCTCGATGTGCTACGCGGGCGCCAACCTCGTACCCATCTGCGCCACCCCCGAGGCCGTACGCGCCTTCGCCGAGCGCGCCCGCCGGGCCGGCCGCCGCTGCTCGTCCATCGTCGGCCCCGCCGAGCCCACCGCCGATCTGTGGGCGCGGCTCGAACCGTACTGGGGGCCCGCCCGCGAGGTCCGCGCCCGTCAGCCGCTGATGACCACCCGCGCGCTGCCCGATGTCGCCCCCGACCCCGGGGTGCGCCGGGTGCGGCGGGACGAGATGGACGTGCTGATGCCGGCCTGCGTGGCGATGTTCACCGAGGAGGTCGGCGTCTCGCCGCTCGCCGGTGACGGCGGGCTGCTCTACCAGGCCCGGGTCGCCGAACTCGTCTCCGCCGGACGCGCGTTCGCCCGTATCGAGGACGGCGAGGTCGTCTTCAAGGCCGAGATCGGCGCCGTCACCCGGCACACCTGCCAGATCCAGGGCGTCTGGGTCGCGCCCTCCCACCGCGGCCGCGGTCTGTCGGAGACCGGCATGGCCGCCGTGCTGCACTACGCGCTGCGCGATGTGGCCCCCGTCGTCAGCCTCTACGTCAACGACTTCAACACCCCCGCCCGCGCCGCCTACCGCCGGGTCGGCTTCACCGAGGTCGGCGCCTTCATGAGCGTGCTGTTCTGA
- a CDS encoding GNAT family N-acetyltransferase — translation MENVVVGPCDLTAHVDEALAVQALAFGLGPDEVIIRRQIVLRHLASPGARALAAHTDDGAMVGFVYGQPNDRAHWWSSVVQPYVREAGNDAWLDDSFVITELHVLPGFQGRGIGRRLITGITDTASEPRSILSAIDGETPARRLYRSLGYRDLARPVHFPSAPRPYAVMGAPLPLPRRTGE, via the coding sequence ATGGAGAACGTGGTGGTCGGCCCGTGCGATCTCACCGCACACGTCGACGAAGCCCTTGCCGTCCAAGCGCTCGCCTTCGGCCTCGGGCCCGACGAGGTGATCATCCGCCGGCAGATCGTGCTGCGGCACCTGGCGTCCCCCGGGGCCCGGGCCCTGGCCGCGCACACCGACGACGGCGCGATGGTCGGCTTCGTGTACGGGCAGCCCAACGACCGGGCGCACTGGTGGTCCAGCGTCGTACAGCCGTATGTGCGCGAGGCGGGCAACGACGCCTGGCTCGACGACTCCTTCGTCATCACCGAACTGCATGTGCTGCCCGGCTTCCAGGGTCGCGGCATCGGCCGCCGGCTGATCACCGGCATCACCGACACCGCGAGCGAGCCGCGCAGCATCCTGTCGGCGATCGACGGGGAGACCCCGGCCCGCCGGCTCTACCGTTCGCTGGGCTACCGGGACCTGGCCCGCCCGGTCCACTTCCCCAGCGCCCCCCGCCCGTACGCGGTGATGGGCGCGCCGCTGCCGCTGCCGCGCCGGACGGGCGAATAA